A stretch of DNA from Piliocolobus tephrosceles isolate RC106 chromosome 21, ASM277652v3, whole genome shotgun sequence:
CGGAGCGTTCCATGCTGGGCTACTGGTCGACCCAGGGCTGCCGCCTGGTGGAGTCCAACAAGACCCATACCACGTGTGCCTGCAGCCACCTCACCAACTTCGCCGTGCTCATGGCTCACCGCGAGATCGTAAGCTGGCTGGCACTCTGCTCCTCCGGGCAGGCCCGCTTGCTGGCCTGGCTTTGCATGGCATCCTAGAGAGATCATGGGCAGTGCCGGGGAGGCCGGCCTCATGGCTGTGGGGGGCCCCTAGTCTTGCCTGGGGCATGAGGCCATGCGTCTAGTTCTCTCTGGTCATCTATGGCCATGGTCCCACCGTCTCCCAAAGCACTCTGGAGAATCAAGTTGGTGTCACGTTAGTCATCTCTCCACAAGCCTCCCAGAGCATGAGGAAGTGAGCACATTGCTGTGTGCAGAGGGGTGGGGGCTGCCAGATTGGCGGCACCAGAAGTCCTTGTGGCCCATGGCCTTGCCCAGGGCCCTGTCTGCAGCTGGCACCTGGCTGAGCCCAGTGTGCAAAACCAAAGGCCCTGAGCGTGCCCCCTGCTCCTGTCCCCAGTACCAGGGCCGCATCAACGAGCTGCTGCTGTCGGTCATCACCTGGGTGGGCATCGTGATCTCCCTGGTCTGCCTGGCCATCTGCATCTCCACCTTCTGCTTCCTGCGGGGGCTGCAGACTGACCGCAACACCATCCACAAGAACCTGTGCATCAATCTCTTCCTGGCCGAGCTGCTTTTCTTGGTCGGGATCGACAAGACTCAGTATGAGGTGGGCTGGGACTCGAGGGCAGGTGACGGCCAGTGCCCAGGGGGCCGGGAGAGGAAAGGGGACACCTGCCCGGGCAGCAGCCCCTCACCCTCGGTGCTCCCTGCAGATTGCCTGCCCCATCTTTGCCGGCCTGCTGCACTACTTCTTCCTGGCCGCCTTCTCTTGGCTGTGCCTGGAGGGCGTGCACCTCTACCTGCTGCTGGTGGAGGTGTTTGAGAGCGAGTATTCCCGCACCAAGTACTACTACCTAGGCGGCTACTGCTTCCCGGCTCTGGTGGTGGGCATCGCGGCTGCCATTGACTACCGCAGCTATGGCACTGAGAAGGCGTGAGTTTCCACCTCCCGGCCCTGCACTGGTTCCTCCTGCCTGCTTCCCTGCTGGGCGGCACCCCTTGGGAAAGGACCCTCAGGGTGGTGGCCTCCCTTCCTCCTGATCCTGGAGGCTGCAGCCTGCAGAGTCCTAGGTCTTCATGGGTCACGGGGAATGGCTCCTCGGCTTCTCTCTATACCCCGGCCCTGTTTCCTTTACAGCTGCTGGCTCCGAGTGGACAATTACTTCATCTGGAGTTTCATCGGGCCCGTCTCCTTCGTTATCGTGGTGAGTTGGGAGGTGACACCCCTAATACCACATCTTCCTTCATCCAGGCTGGCCTTGACTCCAGCCCCTGCCtcaaacccacacacacacacacacacacacacactctctctctctctctctctctctctctctctctctcNNNNNNNNNNNNNNNNNNNNNNNNNNNNNNNNNNNNNNNNNNNNNNNNNNNNNNNNNNNNNNNNNNNNNNNNNNNNNNNNNNNNNNNNNNNNNNNNNNNNcccccccccccccccccccccccccccccacatcgGAACTGAGCCACCAGCTGAGAGGATGAGAGTGTGCTGGGTTCATGGAGCTCCAATGCTGAGGGCTACTCGCCTGGGGGACTGTGATTTGAGCCCCTACCGTGTGTCAGGCCATGGGCCTTGTCCTCCCAGCAGCCAGGAGTGGCATTCCATTGCCAGTCATGTCAGtcagctcactgtcacctcaGGGGCAGATAACGGGGTTCTCCCAGCAGAGGCGAGGGCCACAGCTGAGACTTCGCCAGGCCGGGCCCATGTCTCAGTGCTCACTGAGGGAGGCAGGGCCACTCTCAGCCCAGCCCGTCCCTTGTCCCGCCCCCAGGTCAACCTGGTGTTCCTCATGGTGACGCTGCACAAGATGATCCGAAGCTCATCTGTGCTCAAGCCCGACTCCAGCCGCCTGGACAACATTAAGTGAGCCTCGCGcctgcctgcccctgcccctgccccatcaCACACCCCCACCCCGCGCTGGGCCCACCTCGTCCAGGGTGTTCTAAAAGATAGTGCTGTCACCTCTGGTGACACATACTGCGATTTTAAGTACCAAGAGGGGTGTTTTATTGTGGTCACTATGTACCTACTTAATGGGTCTTAGAAAGTGTATCATTAGCACGTCCAACCTGTGGTTTTAGAGGCATAACTGTAGGGTGAGGCTAAATTCAACAGGTGAGTGTGTTTAAGGGCAACTTAAAGAGAAATAGGCAGCAAATGTAGCCTAAGTGGTCTGGAAATTTGGCAGAAACAATGAAGGTGGCAGAGTAATGACTGATGTTCACAGTACCCCGACCCCTGACCCAGTACCTTTCCCtcaggcccaggctggggtggaggcATCCTGGGCAGGCCACTGCCCCCAAGGCCCACTCAACCTGCTCAGGGCTTTGCAGACAGTGCCCAGGCCCACCCAAGGGCCCCCTTTGTAGGCTGCAGGGGAGGCCCGGGCTGAGGCCGTCCCCTCCGGCGGGTACTTTGACACCCCTATCGCCCCACCCCCAGATCCTGGGCTCTGGGGGCCATTGCACTGCTGTTCCTGCTGGGCCTCACCTGGGCTTTCGGCCTCCTCTTCATCAACAAGGAGTCGGTGGTCATGGCCTATCTCTTCACCACCTTCAACGCCTTCCAGGGGGTCTTCATCTTCGTCTTTCACTGCGCCTTACAGAAGAAGGTGAGGTCGAGGCGGGGTCCTGGGTCACAGCCTCCCTTAGAGACATTTCCTGGGCATCCAGGAAGGGGCAGCAAGGGTGGAGGGGACTCAGGGGCTCCCTCAAGCCCCCAGTGAGTGCTGCAGGGCTTCTACGGTCAGGTCTGCATCCACAGGGAGGGGAGGACGAGCTCAGGGCTAGGGAGGATTTAACCACAGGTGAAGAGGGTTCTGGAAAAAAGCAAGATACAGCAGCTTAGAGGAGTGAGAGCAGGACAGATTTGGTGATGGGGAACCCTCACCACCATGAGGACCACGAGTCAGGCGTGGGAGGGGGAGGATTTCGGGAGCCACCCTGAGGGAGCACGGCCTACATTCATAGTTCAGGAAATAATTGTGAATTTTGTGGTGACAGAAaggatctttttaaaataaatacgtTAAAATCTGAACCTaagataaatatgttaaaatctgAACCTTAAGAAAACATacaggccagacgcagtggctcacgcctataatcccaacactttgggaggctgaggcaggcggatcacctgaggtcaggagttccagaccagcctggccaacatggtgaaaccctatctctacttacaaaatataaaaattagccgggcatggtggcgggcacctgtagtcccagctacttgggaggctgaggcaggagaattgcttgaacccggaaggcggaggttgcagtgagccaagattatgccactgcattccagcctgggcaagagggtaagactgtctcaaaaaaagaaaaaggactgggtgcagtggctcatgcctgtaatcccagcactttgggaggctgaggcaggaggatcgcttaagcccaggaattcgagaccagcctgggcaacagagaccctgtctctatttaaaaaaaaacaaaggggaCAATAGTAGCTGGGGAATGTGGGCAGGGAGTGGGGGGTACAGGCAGCACTGTCAGGACTGAAGCTGGGGAGATGGAGCTGAGGCATTTGTAGAGTCAGCCCTGGCAGCAGTGCGGGCCATGGAGACTGCTGTTGGACTTGGGGAATGATGAAGCGGGTAAGGCTTAAGGCAGGGGGTGGCGGAGGCAGTGATCATGAGAATCCTGGTTGCAAGGGAGGAGGTGGCCTGTGTCCCTGCTCTGTCCATCTGTCCAACACTGTCCTGGCCCCTCCTCGGACAGATGGTCAAAGGCAGTGTCTGCATGGCCCCCACCTCACACGCAGTGACAGCGATGTCCTTTCAGGGGACCCCAGGCCCCTATGGTCTGATCTGGGCCCCTCGGCTCCCCTCCCTCCAACCTCCGCTCTCAGACACCTAGGTGTGGACCCTCCTCAGAGTGCAGCCCCTGTTCTTACCTTGGCCTAAATGAGGCCTCCTctgatctatttatttttttaggtttttaaattttttaattattttttttgagatagaatctcgttctgtccccaggctggagtgcaatggcgtgatctcggttcgctgcaacctctgcctcgtgggttcaagcagttatcatgccaagtagctgggattacagatgcccaccgccacgaccagctaatttttgtatttttagtagagatggggtttcaccatgttgcctaggctggtcttgaacccctgacctcaggtgatccacccacctctgccattcagagtgctgggattacaggtgtgagccaccatgcctggcatccTCTGGTCTATTTAAAATCAcaaccagtttggccaacatggtaaaaccctgtctctacaaaaaaaaaaaaaaaaagctgggtgtggtggtgtgcgcctgtaatcccagctactcaggaggctgaggcaggagaatcacgtgaacccaggaggtggaggttgcagtgtgccaagatcgcatcattgcactccagcccaggtgacagtgcgagattccatctcaaaaaaaaaaatcacaatctgCTCCCAAGTCAGTACTGCCTAACCCCCTTTCCAGCCATAGTTTTCTCCGCAGCACGTAACACCATCCAACAGCCTGCATGTTTATATATTCATCTATGTTCTCTCTCTGTCTACTGAAATATAAGCTCTCAGAGGTACGGATTTGTGTCTGTTGTCTTCCATACCATCCCTGAGGCCTaaattgtgcctggcacatagcgaATGCTCATTAATGCTCTGTTGATTTTACGAATGAATGAAAAACTGTCAGTGGAGGTGGAGAAGAGGATGGGCCTGAGTAAGAAGAGACTGAAACCTGATTGGCTGGCTGTTGGGGGACAGGGGACAGCGAGGTTTCCATGGCCTGCAAGTTGCTGAACAGGGCAACATAGTCATTGGAAGCTCGGTCTCTGGCCTCCCAAGGCTGGGTGTCTTGTGACCAGCCCTGTGGTAGGCTGGATCACAGAGGAGGCCAGCGTCCCGATCAGCTGACTGTCCTCCTCACCCCCCAGGTGCACAAGGAGTACAGCAAGTGCCTGCGTCACTCCTACTGCTGCATCCGCTCCCCTCCCGGGGGCACTCACGGATCCCTCAAGACCTCAGCCATGCGAAGCAACACCCGCTATTACACAGGGACTCAGGTATCAGGCCAGACAGGGCTCCCTGGGGCTGAGTGTTGGAACCCAGAGCCTGAGAGGTGGGGAGTGGCTTGGCCTGGGTTTCTGATCGTGATGATTGGCTGAGCAGTCCCAAAAAGACGCCAGAGGGTGGGTGGCCCAAGGACCCCCTCACGTTTGGGTTGTGTCCCCAGAGCCGAATTCGGAGGATGTGGAATGACACTGTGAGGAAACAGACAGAGTCCTCCTTCATGGCGGGTGACATCAACAGCACCCCAACCCTGAATCGAGGTGAGAAGGCGTCTCTCTGCCTCTGGCGCCGGTCTCTGGAGGCTCCCGGCCGCCTTGTGACCTCTGATCCCTTGGCCAGGTACCATGGGGAACCACCTGCTGACCAACCCTGTGCTGCAGCCCCGTGGGGGCACCAGCCCCTACAACACCCTCATCGCCGAGTCGGTGGGCTTCAATCCCTCCTCGCCCCCTGTCTTCAACTCCCCAGGTGAGAGCATGGGGGAAGCATCCCAGGTTGGGAAATGGAGGGTTTGTGTCCCAAGGGACCTCCGCCTGGGATGTTCTGTGCCCCAGAACTGGAACCTGGACTTGCATTTCAAGCTCACCCTcgccttctcttttctctcctgacTGCCACCTGCAGGGAGCTACCGGGAACCCAGTAAGTGTGACTCTTCCCTGGGGATGTTtctgaggctgggagagggacAGACAGTGGCCTTCTCAGATGGCCTCACTTAAGGAGAACTCAGGATGCCCTTCCCATGCCCACATTTCCCCACCCCCCTACACACAGCCTCTGGTTGGCAGCCGAATGGAGGATAATGGATGGTGTTCATTGAGTTTGGGCCGTTAGGTGCTGAGGGTCTGAGCATAGGAAAGGGATCCTGTCGCCCAGGCCTCCTCATGCTGCTGAGATTCTGAACCTCCAGCTGAGGATGAGACCCTGGGGGAACTGGTCCTTGTCCCCTACCTTTCATCAATCCGCTGCTGGGCTGGTGTCTCTACTGCCAGTGAGGGAGAAAGGGAATGTGAGACCAGAGATCCAGGGGGTAGGGGGAAGCCTACGGAAAACCAGCAGGAATCGAGCCCCACTTCACACACACCGCACCCCCTCACTACCCCCTAGTGCATCCAGGGCCCCTCTTCTACCTTACCAGCCCCTTTCTGCCCTGCAGAGCACCCCTTGGGAGGCCGGGAAGCCTGTGGCATGGACACCCTGCCCCTGAACGGCAACTTCAACAACAGTTACTCCTTGCGAAGTGGGGATTTCCCTCCCGGGGATGGGGGCCCTGAGCCGCCCCGAGGCCGGAACCTAGCCGATGCGGCGGCCTTCGAGAAGATGATCATCTCGGAGCTGGTGCACAACAACCTGCGGGGGAGCAGCAGCGCGGCCAAGGGCCCTCCACCGCCTGAGCCCCCCGTGCCACCTGTGCCAGGGGGCGGGGGTGAGGAAGAGGCAGGCGGGCCCGGGGTTGCTGACCGGGCTGAGATTGAACTTCTCTATAAGGCCCTGGAGGAGCCTCTGCTGCTGCCCCGGGCCCAGTCGGTGCTGTACCAGAGCGATCTGGACGAGTCGGAGAGCTGCACGGCCGAGGACGGCGCCACCAGCcggcccctctcctcccctccggGCCGGGACTCCCTCTATGCCAGCGGGGCCAACCTGCGGGACTCACCCTCCTACCCGGACAGCAGCCCTGAGGGGCCCAGTGaggccctgcccccaccccctcccgCACCCCCTGGTCCCCCCGAAATCTACTACACCTCGCGCCCGCCAGCCCTGGTGGCCCGGAATCCCCTGCAGGGCTACTACCAGGTGCGGCGTCCTAGCCACGAGGGCTACCTGGCAGCCCCAGGCCTTGAGGGGCCAGGGCCCGATGGGGACGGGCAGATGCAGCTGGTCACCAGTCTCTGAGGGGACCTCATGGACCAGGGGCTGGTGGCCCAGGCCAGGGAGGGAACCCTGGGCAGGGCTCGggtgggagagggagacagatgGAGGCAGTGGCTGGTGGGCCACTCTCTCCAGGTGCCCCTCAGCCATGGGCCCTCCAGTCCCCTCAGGGGACTCTGACCTGGGGGCCTGAGGTGCCAGGGTTCACAGACAGGGTTTCCCACCAGCCACACGCACCAGCTCTATTTGGGGGAAGTGTAGTGAGGAGGAGCCCAGAGGTCCCCAGGGGAGCGAGGAGGGAGAACTTGGAAGGGGGCAGCCCACTTCCAGACTCTCCACTCTCCCACCCTTCTACGCCGTGAAGGGAAATGAGGGCTTTAGTTTCCCTGGGCGGGAGGGGCAGCTTCTGAGGTTGCCAAAGGCCCCCACTGGATCGAACCTGTCAGCTGCTCCTCTCCGCAGCCAGAAATGCTGCCGGCTGCACCCAGAGGGAGCAGTGAGGCAGGACAAATGGACAGGTTCCTCCTGCGCTACAATTCCTTGCTCCCTGGAGACTGGGAAAAGGCCACAGGGCAGGGGGACTGGGCGGTGGTGGCTGGTGGTTTAAAGGTCGAACTTTCTCTGAAGCTCCTTTCCCCTTGCTCTTGGTCCCTGCCCCCCAAGCAAGCctgccccctctgcctcccagtgcaCCCAATGACCCCCTCCCTTGGGGCGACTCCTGATGAAGCACAACTCCCCGCAGGGCCCCCAGCCCACAGGGGTGGCCATATTTGGGCAGTTCCCAGTCCTGTGGGCTCGGCTATCTGGGGAGCAGATTTTGGGTCTGGATCTCCCTGGGGAGTGGGTCCTGGGCTTGGATCTTTCCCTGGGGGGCCCTCTtactccttcctctctcctcctcctccttccccattgCTGTAAATATTTCAacgaaatggaaaagaaaaaaaaaagacaaaaaaaaaaaaaaaagacaaaaaaaatctcatcactTGAAGCCACCGGGAGCCTGCGGCCCGGGCCAACCTGGGCTTTCTCCGGAGCAGAGCGGCGCTGCCGGCCCGGCAGCCAGGACTTCTCCGTGTACGTGCATCCCCAGCCCCCACCGGGGCGGGCGGGCCGCCAGAGCAGCTTTTTACaatccagagacagaaaacaaaatctagaTGCAACAGCGAAACAAAGAACCCATTTCCTTCCTGGCACCCGTTTCTGTCCCCTCCTTTCCTGCTCTGCCTGCCCAGCATCATCAGCCCTCCTGGGGCGTGTACCTCACTGCCTGCCCCAGGACCAGAGGCCtgtctcccccttccctccccatcgGCCCGGGGGAGACCCCCTCACACCCAAAGATGCTTTGTCAAGATGGCTGCGCTGTCCCTTTGAGTTCCTGCTGCTTGTATGTTGCTTTGGGGACTCTAACTGGGGAAAATGGGGCTGATTTCCCACCTAGAGAGATTGATGGCCAGAGGAAAATGGGGAGGAACTGGGGTTCTGGAGGGCATGGGTATGGCTGAGGAGGGTGCTGGAGTGGCAACGTGGTCTTCTgtctgggggagggggaaggggcaAAGGTGAGAGGTCACCTTCCCTACCCTCCACCTTCCCACAGGGAGGATGAAGCCAGGTGCCAGGGCTGGGGTCAGGACACCCATGTTCTGGGGGGGCTTGACCCCAAATCCCAGACCCTGGAAGCTCCAGGCTCGGGATGTCTCCTGAGCACCTCTCCCAGCCCCCTCCTCTCCAGCCTGTCAGCCCAGCCTCTCCAGTCCCCTCCCCTCAACTCTAGGGGCAACATAGCCCTGAGGCCACCTTAGCCCAGCCCCTGCATTGCCATTTCCCCAGAGGTGGCCTGTCCGCCTCTGCTCTGACCTCTCCCCGTCTCTTTGCCCCtccttcttttctcacaagtgcCATGAGTTTTCAAACATCTTCGGGTCTCAGCCTGCTGCTGCCATGAACTTTGTTGGGTTAAGGGGGAGGGGCTCTAGGAAGAAACGGGGGAAGGGGACAGGTAGGTGGCTGGAGGGACCCTTTTTGCTGCTAGAAAGCCCCTCCCTTCTCCTGGGGAGCTGGGGCTGGCTTGTCCCCATCAATTAGGGGAGAAGGGGTCAGACCAAAGATGGTGGTTTGTCCCGTGTAAGGGAacaggtgtggggaagaggtgggGTTGGGTTCCAACTCTGGCTTTTTCTGGTAGAAAGGCCTAACCCATGACACCAGAAGACTATGGGTGAAGTCTAGATGGGGAGGAGAAGCGAGGCCAGGGACAGTCTTGCCAGACGACTCTGAGGAGGGCCGGGACAGTTCCATGGACCTTCCTGGACTGCACTAGGCTAGGAGCTCTTGTGTGGAGGGGCGGTCAGAGGTCTGTGAAGAGCGGGCAGGAGTCATGGGCAGGCAAAGAGCCGGCCCGGCCTGAGCAGCAGCCCAGCTACAGCCTGTGGCTGCCCCCAACACCAGGAGGAGGGCCGGGAGAGTTCCAGGGGGGCTGAGACACACAGGGAGGCCCACTTCCTCCCTGCCTAGCCTTCCTTGTACCTCTCCAGACTCGGACAATCAAAGGGAGAGAGGGTGTATCAGTCCTGTTTCAGCCGGCATCGCCCAGTGGCCTCCAGGCCTCAGAGCTGTGTGGCAGGGCCCCCTGCTGGGGCTggacaccactgcagtccagtgcAAAGCTGCCCTCAGAGCCCAGGTGTCCCCCCCACCTAACCAGACCTGGTGCCTTGACGCCCCCACCCCAGCTGGGACGGTACAGAGAAGGGTCTTGGTTTCCTCTCCTACTCCCTTCCTTGGGCTCCTGAAATTTGCTCCTAAATCTTGttaattctttttctctggattttggtttcttttggctttcccttgccttccctttctctctctgtctccaacTCTCTTTCCCCACGTGTTTCTCGCTGTCTCTGTGTTCCTCTTCTCTCATCCTCAACTTTCTGTCCATTCGGGCCTCCTCCCCGCCTCCCacgccccagcccctccctccttggtctcctTTTCGATATGCCAAACCAATTTTGGGTCGAGTGCATTTAAcgagaacaaaacaaaaggctcATAACAACAAGAacgtttcagaaaaaaaacaaaaagttttaaaaaaattgttgagtcaaaaagtcaaacaataaagaaattaagatttCTTGGAATGACAAAGAGTTGTGTGACTTCTTGAGTCGGggaggcgcggtggctcaggcctgtaatcccagcattctgggaggctgaggtgggtggatcacttgaggccaggagtttgagaccagcctggtccacatggtgaaaccccatttctactaaaaagacaaaaatttagctgagcgtggtggcaagcacctgtggtcccagctactcgggaggctgaggcaggagaatcgcttgaacccgggaggcagaggttgcagtgagctgagatcgcgcctctgcacaacagcctgggctatagagtgaaactctgtctcaaaaaagaaagaaagaaatggttgaGAAGATCTGCACAGCAGCGTCCCCACGGGCTCTGGTCTGTGCTTGAGCATTCAGAACCCCTGGCAGAGGCCTGGCAATTATAGAATAATTCACATTGATGAGACCTTGGTAAGTTCCTGGGCTTGGTGGAGCATTCCatatgcagtttctctgaatccTCACAAAATGCTCCCGGGTGGAGACAGCGATTAGAGTTCcgttttacagatagggaaactgaggcttacagcCCTTAGATGCATGCCCAAGTCTCTCTGGCCAGGCCACTGTCCCATGCTGTGTCTCACAGAAGCCCTTCTTGGCCCAGACGTCTGTCCCCAGGCTGTACTAGAGCAGAGCTCAGGAATTTTACACTGTGATGTCTCATTACAATCGCCATTCCTACACTCCCACACGCTGCTGGCATGGAGCGCTTTCAAACTTGATACGGTGGAATTGCATCATGTGCGTGTCACATTCTCAGGTCACCAACGAACTGCCCGTGCTCAGAGAGAGAGGAATAACTACTCAAACTACAAGGAtcagtcgggcgcggtggctcacgcctggaatcccagcactttgggaggctgaggcgagcagatcacttgaggtcgggaattcgagaccagcctgaccaaaatggagaaaccctgtctctaccaaaaatatatacaattagccgggcgtggtggcgcatgcctctaatcccagctactcgggaggctgaggtgagcggattgACTTGaggttgggaggcagaggttgcagtgagccgagattgcatcattgcactccagcctgggcaacaacagtgaaactccgtctgaaaaaacaaacaaacaaaaaactacaaggATCCTTCTCCGGGCCCCTCTGACTTAAAAAGACACCTGTGTCTAGGACACCACCCACCTTTCCACAGCCACTCCTTCCCAGTCTTCatggctggctccttctcatctGACCTCCTAATGATGGGGAACACAGTGGCTCAGTCCTTAGACCTTTTCTCTACCTGCTCTCACTCCCTGGAAGGTCTCCCCCATCTCATGGTTTGAAATGCCAccgggcaggcgcagtggctcacacctgtaatcccagcactttgggaggccaaggcgggcagatcatgaggtcaggagtttcagaccagcctggccaacaaggtgaaaccctgtctctaccaaaaatacaaaaattagctgggcatggtggcgcatgcctgtagtcccagctactcaggaggcttgaggcaggagaatcgctggaactcaTAAGAcggtggctgcagtgagtcaaggtcatgccactgcactccagcctgggcgacagagtgagactccatctcaaaaaaaaaaaaaaaatttgttaccTATGCACTGATCACCCTCAAACGTAGCTCTCCAGCATGAGCTTCAGATTTGCATATATTCACCTACctaccccatctctctccctggTTATCTGGTAGGATCTCAAACTAACCTGTCCTAAACTAAGACGCtggcctcccccacccccatctctaccGCTGCCACAGGAAGAATTACACGTGACGCTTTGAGGCTTCCTCACCTCAACTAAAAGTGAGTCCATCCATCCCTTGATTCAAGGTAAAGACCTCGGAGTTCCCCTTGAACTCATCTTGTTTGACACCCCACATCTAATTTGACAGTAAATGTAATGGTGGCTTTAACTTCTAAATATCCAGAATTAATTAGTTCTCACCCATCTTTCACCAGGGCCACTACAACAGTCCCCTAAATATTATAGCTCCCTTGTCCCTCTTCAGGTTTTTCTCAGCACAGAAACCAGAGTGATCTTGCTAAACATATTTTGTCCCTCCTCAGCTCAAAACTGTCCAATGCTCTCCTCTCACCCAAAGCAGAGGTCAAGGTCAACACAATGGGCTACAGGCCCTCCAACCTCACCACCTGGCTTCCTCTCCACCTTC
This window harbors:
- the ADGRL1 gene encoding adhesion G protein-coupled receptor L1 isoform X8 — translated: MPWIPYRTDTLTEYASWEDYVAARHTTTYRLPNRVDGTGFVVYDGAVFYNKERTRNIVKYDLRTRIKSGETVINTANYHDTSPYRWGGKTDIDLAVDENGLWVIYATEGNNGRLVVSQLNPYTLRFEGTWETGYDKRSASNAFMVCGVLYVLRSVYVDDDSEAAGNRVDYAFNTNANREEPVSLAFPNPYQFISSVDYNPRDNQLYVWNNYFVVRYSLEFGPPDPSAGEDDSLPGPATSPPLSTTTTARPTPLTSTASPAATTPLRRAPLTTHPVGAINQLGPDLPPATAPAPSTRRPPAPNLHVSPELFCEPREVRRVQWPATQQGMLVERPCPKGTRGIASFQCLPALGLWNPRGPDLSNCTSPWVNQVAQKIKSGENAANIASELARHTRGSIYAGDVSSSVKLMEQLLDILDAQLQALRPIERESAGKNYNKMHKRERTCKDYIKAVVETVDNLLRPEALESWKDMNATEQVHTATMLLDVLEEGAFLLADNVREPARFLAAKENVVLEVTVLNTEGQVQELVFPQEEYPRKNSIQLSAKTIKQNSRNGVVKVVFILYNNLGLFLSTENATVKLAGEAGPGGPGGASLVVNSQVIAASINKESSRVFLMDPVIFTVAHLEDKNHFNANCSFWNYSERSMLGYWSTQGCRLVESNKTHTTCACSHLTNFAVLMAHREIYQGRINELLLSVITWVGIVISLVCLAICISTFCFLRGLQTDRNTIHKNLCINLFLAELLFLVGIDKTQYEIACPIFAGLLHYFFLAAFSWLCLEGVHLYLLLVEVFESEYSRTKYYYLGGYCFPALVVGIAAAIDYRSYGTEKACWLRVDNYFIWSFIGPVSFVIVVNLVFLMVTLHKMIRSSSVLKPDSSRLDNIKSWALGAIALLFLLGLTWAFGLLFINKESVVMAYLFTTFNAFQGVFIFVFHCALQKKVHKEYSKCLRHSYCCIRSPPGGTHGSLKTSAMRSNTRYYTGTQSRIRRMWNDTVRKQTESSFMAGDINSTPTLNRGTMGNHLLTNPVLQPRGGTSPYNTLIAESVGFNPSSPPVFNSPGSYREPKHPLGGREACGMDTLPLNGNFNNSYSLRSGDFPPGDGGPEPPRGRNLADAAAFEKMIISELVHNNLRGSSSAAKGPPPPEPPVPPVPGGGGEEEAGGPGVADRAEIELLYKALEEPLLLPRAQSVLYQSDLDESESCTAEDGATSRPLSSPPGRDSLYASGANLRDSPSYPDSSPEGPSEALPPPPPAPPGPPEIYYTSRPPALVARNPLQGYYQVRRPSHEGYLAAPGLEGPGPDGDGQMQLVTSL